In Natronococcus occultus SP4, the following proteins share a genomic window:
- a CDS encoding outer membrane protein assembly factor BamB family protein — translation MSTWNRRSVLAAGAAISAGGMLASSGAADSAAGEETERPDPDLDPDREADWPSYRGGAGHARYLEDGPEFDPGSLETAWAADHDGSVAVADGVVYATTEDGVVALDAADGEPVWETDAVAASDPAVAGDGVYLCGEEVVALDRSDGNVRWESSLEPTEWTSSHTVAHDGVYVVADGSLYALDIEDGSVRWRRDGAAFVPSFGANRPKDYAFTTGTAAANGVVYAGTRGGLLAFDPETGDEVWREQRQYMGRRDNEIFATSEAVLVEGYTTVDCGIHDPETGEYRGPAPMESPAEPAVGTDVHLADSGQAFAAGSIDGGGERWQVSGRLTYGQGVICGDTVYVYLRSNGDPNEVPHHKELVAFDKHDGTENWTLSRNTAPVGEIRAISDETMYVDYEGQLVALRELED, via the coding sequence ATGTCGACCTGGAACCGTCGATCGGTGCTGGCAGCGGGTGCAGCGATTTCGGCCGGCGGAATGCTCGCGTCCTCGGGCGCGGCCGACTCGGCTGCGGGGGAGGAGACGGAGCGTCCCGATCCCGATCTCGACCCTGATCGCGAGGCCGACTGGCCCTCCTACCGCGGCGGCGCGGGCCACGCGCGGTACCTCGAGGACGGCCCCGAGTTCGATCCCGGCTCGCTCGAGACCGCCTGGGCGGCCGACCACGACGGGAGCGTCGCCGTCGCCGACGGGGTCGTGTACGCGACGACCGAGGACGGCGTCGTCGCCCTCGACGCGGCCGACGGCGAGCCCGTCTGGGAGACCGACGCGGTCGCGGCGAGCGATCCCGCGGTCGCCGGCGACGGCGTCTACCTCTGTGGCGAGGAGGTCGTGGCGCTGGATCGCTCGGACGGGAACGTCCGCTGGGAGAGCAGCCTCGAGCCCACAGAGTGGACGAGCAGCCATACGGTCGCCCACGACGGCGTCTACGTCGTCGCGGACGGCTCCCTGTACGCTCTCGATATCGAGGACGGCTCGGTCAGGTGGCGCCGGGACGGGGCCGCGTTCGTCCCCTCCTTCGGCGCCAACAGGCCGAAAGACTACGCGTTCACCACGGGCACGGCCGCGGCCAACGGCGTCGTCTACGCCGGAACGCGGGGCGGCCTCCTCGCGTTCGACCCCGAAACCGGCGACGAGGTCTGGCGCGAGCAGCGACAGTACATGGGCCGACGGGACAACGAGATCTTCGCGACGAGCGAGGCCGTCCTCGTCGAGGGGTACACGACCGTCGACTGCGGGATTCACGATCCGGAAACCGGCGAATATCGTGGCCCAGCACCGATGGAGTCGCCGGCCGAACCGGCCGTTGGCACGGACGTCCACCTCGCCGACTCGGGACAGGCGTTCGCCGCCGGCTCGATCGACGGCGGCGGTGAACGCTGGCAGGTTTCCGGACGGCTCACCTACGGCCAGGGCGTCATCTGTGGCGACACCGTCTACGTCTACCTGCGGTCGAACGGCGACCCGAACGAGGTCCCACACCACAAGGAGCTCGTCGCCTTCGACAAACACGACGGTACCGAGAACTGGACCCTCTCGCGAAACACCGCACCGGTCGGCGAGATCCGCGCGATCAGCGACGAGACGATGTACGTCGACTACGAGGGGCAGCTCGTCGCGCTCCGGGAGCTCGAGGACTGA
- a CDS encoding DUF7577 domain-containing protein yields MDTIIIAVAALLLGAWWAMLLFRQHDTESDDGDRDADDGSESLDGFTAGAYHPTGAEYWSRTHDGPPDYEPPAPGVCPTCETENDPFYTYCRNCTGRLTPA; encoded by the coding sequence ATGGACACCATTATCATCGCAGTGGCGGCCCTCCTGCTCGGGGCGTGGTGGGCCATGCTGCTGTTCCGTCAACACGACACCGAGAGCGACGACGGCGATCGGGACGCCGACGACGGCAGCGAGTCGCTCGACGGATTCACCGCCGGGGCCTACCACCCCACCGGCGCGGAGTACTGGAGCCGGACCCACGACGGACCGCCCGACTACGAACCGCCGGCGCCGGGCGTCTGTCCGACCTGTGAGACCGAAAACGATCCCTTCTACACGTACTGTCGGAACTGCACCGGTCGGCTCACGCCGGCCTGA
- a CDS encoding universal stress protein → MATHVLIPVDDSDRSTAALEFALEEYPSARLTALHVLDPGDIYTATGIETGRLSNYERIREEHENRAENLLETVRRRASEAGVDLETDSVTGDVSETIVDYAENNAVDHVVIGSHGRTGASRILLGSVAETVARRSPVPVTIVR, encoded by the coding sequence ATGGCGACCCACGTCCTGATTCCCGTCGACGACTCCGATCGATCGACGGCAGCGCTCGAGTTCGCGCTCGAGGAGTACCCGTCGGCACGACTGACCGCGTTGCACGTGCTCGATCCCGGCGATATCTACACCGCGACGGGGATCGAGACCGGACGGCTCTCGAACTACGAGCGGATCCGCGAGGAACACGAGAACCGGGCGGAGAACCTGCTCGAAACCGTACGGAGACGGGCGTCCGAAGCGGGCGTCGACCTTGAGACCGATTCCGTCACCGGCGACGTCTCCGAGACGATCGTCGACTACGCCGAGAACAACGCCGTCGATCACGTCGTGATCGGCAGCCACGGACGGACCGGGGCGAGCCGGATTCTACTGGGCAGCGTGGCAGAGACCGTCGCCCGTCGGTCACCGGTCCCGGTCACGATCGTTCGGTGA
- a CDS encoding outer membrane protein assembly factor BamB family protein: MSDWSRRSVLTTVGALSTAALASAETAGESLPDPAIEPNPKSNAAWPSHRGGAGQARDVANEPAIDAAELEADWAVDHHDEIAVADGVVYASIDNGVVALDAADGALVWENPDVAATAPSVDGERVFLTGTEVVALDRSDGRVRWRTDFGTSEDAAWQTVAYGGVYVVINGVLYALDPADGTVRWDVAPGPEDAFVAGTAAANGVVYAATDEAMLAYDPDTGEEVWRSDDDPVRGPAIHANATAVVAAGGPDGDRRRYDAQTGAVLGTASGSSVEVAMGESVAVTRTDDAYRGRSLEDGETEWVLEAATTHGRAAVAGETVYAVVGDDGRRLVALDERDGSERWSVDGGEVPLGPIRAITEDAIYVASDGVLVALRDRSEADDGDDDGSDSGDDSGSEDDSSSEGDGSDRTGDEGSSEDDGSENDGANRTGDEGSSEDDESEDDESNRDDGGEDGSEDDGNDRNDGSEDESKNEETNGEDGDETGSDETDSGTTDADDERSGDDETVDDGTTESDDEGSEAEPESTDDSEDTTDDVRESADDDPDDTTHSGSDGTDGDADDAADESDGMPGFTAGAGIAGGALGLEWLRRRASEADDP, translated from the coding sequence ATGAGCGATTGGAGCCGGCGATCGGTACTGACGACGGTCGGGGCGCTCTCGACGGCGGCGCTCGCGTCGGCGGAAACCGCGGGCGAGTCGCTTCCGGATCCCGCGATCGAGCCGAACCCGAAGTCGAACGCGGCCTGGCCGTCCCACCGCGGCGGCGCCGGACAGGCTCGGGACGTCGCGAACGAGCCCGCTATCGACGCCGCCGAACTCGAGGCGGACTGGGCGGTCGACCACCACGACGAGATCGCCGTCGCCGACGGGGTCGTGTACGCGTCGATCGATAACGGCGTCGTCGCCCTCGACGCGGCCGACGGCGCGCTGGTCTGGGAGAACCCCGACGTCGCGGCGACCGCGCCCTCGGTCGACGGCGAGCGCGTCTTTCTCACCGGGACGGAGGTCGTCGCGCTAGACCGTTCGGACGGCCGCGTGCGCTGGCGGACCGACTTCGGCACGAGCGAGGACGCGGCCTGGCAGACGGTCGCGTACGGCGGCGTCTACGTCGTCATCAACGGAGTGCTGTACGCGCTCGACCCCGCGGACGGAACGGTCCGGTGGGACGTCGCCCCGGGACCCGAGGACGCGTTCGTCGCCGGAACCGCGGCGGCCAACGGGGTTGTGTACGCTGCGACCGACGAGGCGATGCTCGCGTACGATCCCGACACCGGCGAGGAGGTCTGGCGCAGCGACGACGACCCCGTCCGCGGACCGGCGATCCACGCGAACGCGACCGCCGTCGTCGCCGCGGGCGGTCCGGACGGGGATCGACGGCGCTACGACGCCCAGACGGGCGCCGTCCTCGGAACGGCGTCCGGATCGTCTGTCGAGGTCGCGATGGGCGAGTCGGTGGCCGTTACCCGGACGGACGATGCCTACCGCGGCCGCTCGCTCGAGGACGGCGAGACCGAGTGGGTCCTCGAAGCGGCGACTACCCACGGACGGGCCGCCGTCGCCGGTGAGACCGTCTACGCCGTCGTCGGCGACGACGGGCGGCGGCTCGTCGCGCTGGACGAACGCGACGGCAGCGAACGGTGGTCGGTCGACGGGGGCGAGGTTCCGCTCGGACCGATCCGGGCGATCACCGAGGACGCGATCTACGTCGCCAGCGACGGTGTCCTCGTCGCGCTTCGGGACCGGTCCGAGGCGGACGACGGTGACGATGACGGGAGCGATAGCGGGGACGACAGCGGTAGCGAGGACGACAGCAGTAGCGAAGGCGACGGGTCCGATCGAACCGGTGACGAGGGCAGTAGTGAGGACGACGGGAGCGAGAACGACGGAGCCAACCGAACCGGTGACGAGGGCAGTAGTGAGGACGACGAGAGCGAGGACGACGAGAGCAACCGGGACGATGGCGGTGAAGACGGGAGCGAGGACGACGGGAACGACCGGAACGACGGCAGTGAAGACGAGAGCAAGAACGAGGAGACGAACGGCGAGGACGGGGACGAGACGGGTAGCGACGAAACCGATTCCGGAACGACAGACGCGGACGACGAGCGATCGGGAGACGACGAAACCGTCGACGACGGTACCACCGAGAGCGACGACGAGGGGAGCGAGGCCGAACCCGAGTCGACCGACGACTCCGAGGACACCACCGACGACGTCCGCGAGTCCGCGGATGACGACCCGGACGACACAACCCACTCCGGGTCCGACGGCACGGATGGCGACGCCGACGACGCGGCCGACGAGTCCGATGGAATGCCGGGATTCACGGCCGGTGCCGGCATCGCGGGCGGTGCGCTCGGCCTCGAGTGGCTCCGCCGCCGTGCGAGTGAGGCGGACGATCCCTGA
- a CDS encoding ribonuclease J: MEIEIATIGGYEEVGRQMTAVRAGDDIVIFDMGLNLSKVLIHDNLRTEGMHSLDLIDMGAIPDDRVMSDLEGDVQAIVPSHGHLDHIGAISKLAHRYDAPVVATPFTCELVREEIEDEQKFGFDNDIVEMEAGGTMSIGDHGCELEFVNVTHSIVQAINPVLHTPEGAIVYGLDKRMDHTPVIGDPIDMERFREIGREGNGVLCYIEDCTNANKKGRTPSESVAREHLRDVLYSMEEYDGGIIASTFSSHIARVKSIIEFAREIGRQPILLGRSMEQYSGTAKQVGIDFPSDVEMVGYRQSIDQTLERIMNDGKGNFLPVVTGHQGEPRALLTRMARGETPYDLEDGDKVVFSARIIPEPTNEGQRYQAEKLLGMQGARVYDDVHVSGHLRQEGHYEMLDALQPQHIIPAHQDLSGFSGYVDLCESEGYQMGRDLHVTRNGNIIQLV, encoded by the coding sequence ATGGAAATCGAAATTGCAACGATTGGCGGATACGAGGAAGTCGGCCGACAGATGACCGCCGTTCGCGCCGGCGACGATATCGTGATCTTCGACATGGGACTGAACCTGTCGAAGGTCCTTATTCACGACAACCTCCGGACCGAGGGGATGCACAGTCTGGATCTGATCGACATGGGTGCGATCCCGGACGATCGGGTCATGAGCGACCTCGAGGGCGACGTTCAGGCGATCGTCCCGAGCCACGGCCACCTGGACCACATCGGCGCCATCTCGAAGCTGGCCCACCGGTACGACGCGCCGGTCGTCGCCACGCCGTTTACGTGTGAGCTGGTCCGGGAGGAGATCGAGGACGAACAGAAGTTCGGCTTCGACAACGATATCGTCGAGATGGAGGCCGGCGGGACGATGTCGATCGGCGATCACGGCTGCGAGCTCGAGTTCGTCAACGTCACCCACTCGATCGTCCAGGCGATCAACCCCGTGCTTCACACGCCCGAGGGGGCGATCGTCTACGGGCTGGACAAGCGCATGGACCACACGCCGGTCATCGGCGATCCGATCGACATGGAGCGGTTCCGCGAGATCGGTCGCGAGGGCAACGGCGTACTCTGTTACATCGAAGACTGCACCAACGCGAACAAGAAGGGCCGCACTCCTAGCGAAAGCGTCGCCCGCGAACACCTCCGGGACGTCCTCTACAGCATGGAGGAGTACGACGGCGGGATCATCGCCTCGACGTTCTCGAGTCACATCGCGCGGGTCAAATCCATCATCGAGTTCGCGCGGGAGATCGGCCGACAGCCGATCCTGCTCGGGCGCTCGATGGAACAGTACTCCGGGACCGCAAAGCAGGTTGGCATCGACTTCCCGTCGGACGTCGAGATGGTCGGCTATCGGCAGTCGATCGACCAGACGCTGGAGCGGATCATGAACGACGGGAAGGGGAACTTCCTGCCGGTCGTCACCGGCCACCAGGGCGAGCCCCGCGCGCTGCTTACCCGGATGGCTCGCGGCGAGACCCCCTACGACCTCGAGGACGGTGACAAGGTCGTCTTCTCGGCCCGGATCATCCCGGAGCCGACCAACGAGGGCCAGCGTTACCAGGCCGAGAAGCTACTGGGCATGCAGGGCGCCCGCGTCTACGACGACGTTCACGTCTCGGGACACCTCCGCCAGGAGGGTCACTACGAGATGCTCGATGCTCTCCAGCCCCAGCACATCATCCCGGCCCACCAGGATCTGAGCGGGTTCTCGGGCTACGTCGACCTCTGTGAGAGCGAGGGCTACCAGATGGGGCGGGACCTGCACGTGACCCGCAACGGGAACATCATCCAACTGGTGTAA
- a CDS encoding outer membrane protein assembly factor BamB family protein — translation MSGWSRRSVLATGAATSIGSVLATSERGAAEPGDEDVAPAESGWSSYRGTPGNTASVPADGSFPVPETVAWEYDRGGRAAIVDGTVYLRTDGGVHALDATDGSARWEREDVGADGTPAVADDAVVVGGESLSVLEADTGEVRWSEPFDEGEHEQTVTSPTVVDGTAYVVAAGELLAYDVDDGTVVWGLESVEFEAADDVTEPGTEDAAFGSVPVAVANGLVYAIADGAGIAALDAEDGTTAWTHWRREYEGLSFAGVAATAQRVFVSGSPEDEFPILDAATGDRLGTAPSVLPTAATESVRIAASPDALRVTDYETDEGWEQIGGTSGWRDPAIVGETVLMPYYPGYNERALLGLELEDGAERWELTHPIVDGDALADWFAVTAETLYTNGENGLVALRAESDGGEADDDESDEDRDDERETGDDNESGENTDDGNESDDDVGNETDDEFDGEEVNETAGDDETTENETGGESDGEDPPADGDAEPANGTDESDTATDGTGDGDETDDEMPGFTAGAGIAGGVLGLEWLRRRAGVDAESQD, via the coding sequence ATGTCGGGCTGGAGCCGGCGATCGGTACTGGCGACAGGGGCAGCGACGTCGATCGGGAGCGTCCTCGCAACGAGCGAGCGCGGCGCCGCGGAACCCGGCGACGAGGACGTGGCACCCGCAGAGTCGGGCTGGTCCTCGTACCGGGGGACCCCGGGGAACACGGCGTCCGTTCCGGCCGACGGCTCGTTTCCCGTGCCGGAGACGGTCGCCTGGGAGTACGATCGAGGCGGGCGAGCCGCCATCGTCGACGGAACGGTCTACCTCCGGACGGACGGTGGGGTCCACGCGCTCGACGCGACCGACGGCTCGGCGCGCTGGGAACGCGAGGACGTCGGCGCCGACGGGACGCCCGCGGTTGCCGACGACGCGGTGGTCGTCGGTGGCGAGAGCCTGTCCGTCCTCGAGGCCGACACCGGCGAGGTGCGCTGGAGCGAGCCGTTCGACGAGGGAGAGCACGAACAGACCGTCACGAGCCCGACCGTCGTCGACGGGACGGCCTACGTCGTCGCCGCGGGGGAGCTGCTGGCCTACGACGTCGACGACGGGACGGTGGTCTGGGGGCTCGAATCGGTCGAGTTCGAGGCGGCCGACGACGTGACCGAGCCCGGCACGGAGGACGCCGCGTTCGGATCGGTACCGGTTGCCGTCGCGAACGGGCTCGTGTACGCGATCGCGGACGGTGCGGGAATCGCGGCGCTTGACGCCGAAGACGGGACTACCGCCTGGACCCACTGGCGACGCGAGTACGAGGGGCTGTCGTTCGCCGGCGTCGCGGCGACCGCCCAGCGAGTGTTCGTCAGCGGGAGTCCGGAGGACGAGTTTCCGATCCTCGACGCGGCGACCGGCGACCGTCTCGGGACGGCTCCGAGCGTGCTCCCCACGGCGGCGACCGAGTCGGTTCGGATCGCGGCCAGTCCCGACGCGCTTCGAGTTACCGATTACGAGACCGACGAAGGGTGGGAGCAGATCGGCGGGACGAGCGGGTGGCGCGATCCCGCGATCGTCGGGGAAACGGTTCTGATGCCCTACTACCCGGGCTACAACGAGCGAGCGCTACTCGGGCTCGAACTCGAGGACGGCGCCGAACGGTGGGAGCTTACCCACCCGATCGTCGACGGCGACGCGCTGGCCGACTGGTTCGCCGTCACCGCGGAGACGCTCTACACGAACGGCGAGAACGGGCTCGTTGCGCTCCGGGCGGAGAGCGATGGCGGTGAGGCTGACGACGACGAAAGCGACGAGGACAGGGACGACGAGAGGGAGACCGGCGACGACAACGAAAGCGGCGAGAACACGGACGACGGCAACGAAAGCGACGACGACGTCGGCAACGAGACCGACGACGAGTTCGACGGCGAGGAGGTCAACGAGACCGCGGGCGACGACGAAACGACGGAAAACGAGACGGGCGGCGAAAGCGACGGGGAGGATCCTCCCGCAGACGGAGACGCCGAACCAGCGAACGGAACCGACGAGTCAGACACCGCCACCGACGGAACGGGCGACGGTGACGAGACCGACGACGAGATGCCCGGCTTCACGGCCGGTGCCGGGATCGCGGGCGGCGTCCTCGGGCTCGAGTGGCTGCGCCGTCGAGCCGGCGTCGACGCCGAATCGCAGGACTGA
- a CDS encoding outer membrane protein assembly factor BamB family protein, whose amino-acid sequence MPPLTRRRLLAATGGTLAIGGVLGSSGSVAADRSESSAEPGDDWSSRRGSPGNNAYFPNRSGPETPVAVAWEYDAGGPIAVQEGAVYLTTDGAIHALDATDGSVGWRSEDVGASGTPAVADGSVYVGGDALVALDAEDGTVRWERELDGDDVAPPNVASGTIVTCVGATVSAFDTDGEEQWAFEAEEELLRASETAVADGAVFACSASHVFARELEDGSERWTNERPEDAERFVLHDPIVAVDGFVAVAFDDGEGPYADDVVLYDTTTGEEGERYGGATPATIGEDRVYTNPTYDAAGYDRETGETVWEPDQDIKHAQQPVVGADRVYAGINALEEMSGGDGEHGLYAFDSAGDVAWSVTPDDVLELNATLVEGTVYGWDTDRLLAVRSEADLGEREDDEDDETGEADDEDDETSGDGEADDEEENTETESEETDGDEPTSTDDDAEDGGDEEQDDGETGADDTAEGANGADGDDEAVPGFTTGAGVAGGVLGLEWLRRRANGDGETFADPD is encoded by the coding sequence ATGCCCCCACTGACGCGTCGACGACTGCTCGCCGCAACCGGTGGAACGCTCGCGATCGGCGGCGTCCTCGGCTCGTCCGGGTCGGTCGCGGCCGATAGAAGCGAATCGAGCGCCGAGCCCGGAGACGACTGGTCCTCGAGGCGAGGATCGCCCGGAAACAACGCCTACTTCCCGAACCGATCCGGTCCCGAAACACCCGTTGCCGTCGCCTGGGAGTACGACGCCGGCGGTCCGATCGCGGTCCAGGAGGGAGCCGTCTACCTGACGACCGACGGGGCGATCCACGCGCTCGACGCGACCGACGGCTCGGTGGGCTGGCGGAGCGAGGACGTCGGTGCAAGCGGAACCCCCGCGGTCGCCGACGGCAGCGTCTACGTCGGTGGTGACGCGCTGGTCGCGCTCGACGCCGAGGACGGGACGGTCCGCTGGGAGCGCGAACTCGACGGCGACGACGTCGCGCCGCCGAACGTCGCGTCGGGGACGATCGTGACCTGCGTCGGTGCGACGGTGTCCGCGTTCGACACCGACGGCGAGGAGCAGTGGGCGTTCGAAGCCGAGGAGGAGCTGCTCCGAGCCAGCGAGACGGCCGTCGCCGACGGCGCCGTGTTCGCCTGCAGCGCCTCGCACGTGTTCGCCCGCGAGCTCGAGGACGGCAGCGAGCGCTGGACGAACGAGCGACCCGAGGACGCAGAGCGGTTCGTCCTCCACGATCCGATCGTCGCCGTCGATGGGTTCGTCGCTGTCGCCTTCGATGACGGCGAGGGGCCGTACGCCGACGACGTCGTCCTGTACGATACCACGACCGGTGAGGAAGGTGAGCGCTACGGCGGCGCCACGCCGGCCACGATCGGCGAGGACCGCGTCTACACGAACCCGACGTACGACGCCGCGGGGTACGACCGGGAGACGGGCGAGACGGTGTGGGAGCCCGACCAGGACATCAAACACGCCCAGCAGCCGGTCGTCGGTGCCGACAGGGTGTACGCGGGGATCAACGCCCTCGAAGAGATGTCGGGCGGCGACGGGGAGCACGGCCTCTACGCGTTCGATTCCGCCGGCGACGTGGCGTGGTCGGTGACGCCGGACGACGTCCTCGAGCTGAACGCGACGCTTGTCGAGGGGACCGTGTACGGGTGGGATACCGACCGTCTGCTCGCGGTTCGTTCGGAGGCGGATCTCGGGGAGCGCGAGGACGACGAGGACGACGAGACGGGTGAGGCTGACGACGAGGACGACGAGACGAGCGGAGACGGCGAGGCTGATGACGAAGAGGAGAACACCGAGACCGAAAGCGAGGAAACGGACGGAGACGAGCCGACGTCGACGGACGACGACGCGGAAGACGGCGGTGACGAGGAGCAAGACGACGGCGAAACCGGAGCCGACGACACGGCCGAGGGCGCGAACGGAGCCGACGGTGACGACGAGGCGGTGCCCGGGTTTACGACGGGAGCCGGAGTCGCCGGCGGCGTCCTCGGGCTCGAGTGGTTGCGTCGCCGTGCGAACGGCGACGGGGAGACGTTCGCCGATCCCGACTGA
- the ggt gene encoding gamma-glutamyltransferase, translated as MADRRTFMKRVGLTAAATGAIATGRVGARTDGHETATDPEAVGGDAGAGAETEFDYPWQFIGRRSATMATNGMVATSHPIAAQVGTQTLQRGGNAADAAVATAVTLNLVEPHMTSVLGDMFALTHFDGEYRALNGSGRAPAAADIDTYCDRTDATEDGEPVVPTEGGLPVTVPGALDGFYELSERYGKLPFEDLLEPAIGYARDGVPVTEYVAAQWEVAAPRVEGFESFRETFLIDGEPPSPEQLFTNPDFADSLERIADEGIETVYGGEFGAEIVDAVQEHGGVLELSDLENHESTWDEPISAEYRGMEVLEHPPNTQGVAALQALNVLEEFDLAADPTDPERLHRQIEALKIAFADTEEFVTDPEAYDIPLETMLSPEYGRQRAAEIGPNVGTYEPRADRHSDTVYLTVVDGDGNAVSLINSGFWPFASGIVVGGFPLQNRGSSFSLDPDDPNALEPEKRPFHTLVPAMLAEDGEFRASFGVMGGDTQPQGHVQVVTNLVDSGLNPQAAIDAPRFRFLEDHEVTLETSRLPQATVDDLRERGHDVITEDEYFEPDANHYGGAQLIYRTDDGVLIGGSEPRRDGQAIGF; from the coding sequence ATGGCAGACAGGCGCACGTTCATGAAGCGAGTGGGACTGACGGCCGCAGCGACGGGTGCGATCGCTACCGGACGGGTCGGCGCGAGGACGGACGGGCACGAGACGGCGACTGATCCCGAGGCGGTCGGCGGCGATGCCGGCGCCGGTGCCGAAACCGAGTTCGACTACCCCTGGCAGTTCATCGGCCGTCGGTCGGCCACGATGGCGACCAACGGGATGGTCGCGACGAGCCACCCGATCGCGGCCCAGGTCGGGACGCAAACGCTCCAGAGGGGCGGCAACGCCGCCGACGCCGCGGTCGCGACGGCGGTGACGCTGAACCTCGTCGAACCGCACATGACCAGCGTCCTGGGCGATATGTTCGCGCTCACCCACTTCGACGGCGAGTACCGGGCGCTCAACGGCAGCGGTCGCGCGCCCGCGGCGGCCGACATCGACACCTACTGCGACCGCACCGACGCGACCGAGGACGGCGAGCCCGTCGTCCCGACGGAGGGCGGACTCCCAGTGACCGTTCCCGGCGCGCTCGACGGCTTCTACGAGCTCTCCGAGCGCTACGGGAAGCTCCCGTTCGAGGACCTGCTCGAGCCCGCCATTGGCTACGCCCGTGACGGCGTTCCGGTCACGGAGTACGTCGCCGCCCAGTGGGAGGTCGCGGCACCCCGCGTCGAGGGGTTCGAGAGCTTCCGCGAGACGTTCCTGATCGACGGCGAGCCGCCGAGCCCGGAGCAGCTGTTCACCAACCCCGACTTCGCGGACTCGCTCGAGCGCATCGCCGACGAGGGGATCGAGACAGTCTACGGCGGCGAGTTCGGCGCCGAGATCGTCGACGCCGTTCAGGAACACGGCGGCGTCCTCGAGCTGTCGGACCTCGAGAACCACGAGAGCACGTGGGACGAGCCCATCAGCGCCGAGTACCGCGGGATGGAGGTCCTCGAGCATCCGCCGAACACCCAGGGCGTCGCTGCCCTGCAGGCGCTGAACGTCCTCGAGGAGTTCGACCTCGCGGCCGATCCGACCGATCCCGAGCGGCTCCACCGTCAGATCGAGGCGCTGAAGATCGCCTTCGCCGACACCGAGGAGTTCGTCACCGATCCCGAGGCGTACGATATTCCCCTCGAGACGATGCTCTCGCCGGAGTACGGCCGCCAGCGCGCGGCCGAGATCGGCCCGAACGTCGGCACGTACGAACCCCGCGCGGATCGACACAGCGACACCGTCTATCTGACTGTCGTCGACGGCGACGGCAACGCCGTCTCGCTGATCAACAGCGGCTTCTGGCCGTTCGCGAGCGGGATCGTCGTCGGCGGCTTCCCGCTGCAGAACCGCGGCTCCTCGTTCAGTCTGGATCCGGATGATCCGAACGCGCTCGAACCGGAGAAGCGTCCGTTCCACACCCTGGTCCCAGCCATGCTCGCCGAGGACGGCGAGTTCCGCGCGTCCTTCGGTGTGATGGGCGGAGACACCCAGCCCCAGGGCCACGTCCAGGTGGTGACGAACCTCGTCGACTCCGGGCTCAACCCCCAGGCGGCGATCGACGCGCCGCGGTTCCGGTTCCTCGAGGACCACGAGGTCACCCTCGAGACCTCGCGGCTCCCCCAGGCGACCGTCGATGACCTGCGCGAGCGGGGCCACGACGTGATCACCGAGGACGAGTACTTCGAACCCGACGCGAACCACTACGGCGGCGCCCAGCTGATCTATCGTACTGACGACGGCGTTCTGATCGGCGGCTCCGAACCCCGTCGAGACGGGCAGGCAATCGGGTTCTGA
- a CDS encoding rhodanese-like domain-containing protein has product MKSWAFSCISVITVSRLGTVRARPRRFFPTLLRYTDVLATRARVAERVHEDDADVQLVDNRTPEEYRGKDDDDDRVTRHGHITGAINVDFTQNLVDDGARLRSPAELERLWLEDAGLDPSEETISYCTTAVRGSVGWFVIEQLGWGECRNYEGSWLDWGTLSEDDGYYDSACADSGTVIDTFAD; this is encoded by the coding sequence CTGAAGTCGTGGGCTTTCTCCTGTATCTCTGTAATAACAGTTTCTCGGTTAGGGACGGTTCGCGCACGACCGCGCAGATTCTTCCCTACTCTTCTTCGTTACACGGACGTCCTCGCGACGCGCGCACGGGTCGCGGAGCGAGTCCACGAGGACGACGCCGACGTCCAGCTCGTCGACAACAGAACTCCCGAGGAGTACCGCGGGAAGGACGACGACGACGATCGTGTCACTCGCCACGGTCACATCACCGGTGCGATCAACGTCGACTTCACGCAGAACCTCGTCGACGACGGCGCGCGGCTGCGCTCGCCCGCGGAGCTCGAGCGCCTGTGGCTCGAGGACGCCGGTCTCGACCCCAGCGAGGAGACGATCAGCTACTGTACGACCGCCGTCCGGGGGTCGGTCGGCTGGTTCGTCATTGAACAGCTCGGCTGGGGGGAGTGTCGGAACTACGAGGGCAGCTGGCTCGACTGGGGAACGCTCTCGGAGGACGACGGCTACTACGACAGCGCCTGTGCGGACTCGGGAACGGTGATCGACACGTTCGCCGACTGA